In Cynocephalus volans isolate mCynVol1 chromosome 3, mCynVol1.pri, whole genome shotgun sequence, one DNA window encodes the following:
- the C3H19orf73 gene encoding LOW QUALITY PROTEIN: putative uncharacterized protein C19orf73 homolog (The sequence of the model RefSeq protein was modified relative to this genomic sequence to represent the inferred CDS: deleted 1 base in 1 codon; substituted 1 base at 1 genomic stop codon) has product MVIKVGFXGGTGARKVVLRLEGGASARWTSAPYSAPRCQPRELHAVPPPPTPTQITVWRAGLPRRTRLVVHSVPPTQRLLTGSQSVSGLFGQTPKRKELGLRPQTFLRVGSVVFGSAPSHPAPDWLSASTLGLAPRNKSEVLAFRPGER; this is encoded by the exons ATGGTGATAAAGGTTGGATTTTAAGGCGGAACTGGCGCCCGGAAAGTCGTGCTCCGATTGGAAGGTGGGGCGAGTGCCCGGTGGACAAGTGCACCTTATTCTGCACCCCGGTGCCAGCCTCGGGAACTGCACGCggtacccccacccccaactcccacGCAGATTACAGTGTGGCGTGCCGGGCTCCCCCGGCGGACGAGACTAGTGGTTCACTCCGTCCCGCCCACGCAGAGACTGCTCACTGGCTCCCAGAGCGTTTCAGGACTCTTTGGTCAGACCCCTAAA AGGAAGGAGCTTGGCCTTCGCCCTCAGACTTTCTTAAGGGTAGGGAGCGTTGTCTTCGGTTCTGCCCCCTCGCACCCAGCCCCAGACTGGCTCTCAGCCTCCACGCTCGGACTTGCGCCTAGGAACAAATCCGAGGTTCTTGCCTTCAGACCTGGGGAGAGGTAA